One stretch of Paenibacillus sp. FSL R5-0341 DNA includes these proteins:
- a CDS encoding amino acid adenylation domain-containing protein, with translation MESSLPVLQIPLDFGRRQQSFSYQSAQITLHASLSRDLKQKFGEQMVYPVLLSAYAALLFRLSAEQELAIGVLAPDQAASYLSLQIQGKLTFGELCHQASEQLKIDYTLQTGGYPETLFMLNSVQLPQAPQILNWNVRDDQNLLILDLFYDSSLLKESTVLRYAEYYQTLLLALVRDSDKTIGAVDILSASDRLLYREMNDTSVLEPANQTVHGWFEATAAAYPDSPAITSPSTSYTYRELNERANQVARVLISNGLQKGEFVSIFMDRSLETIISLLGILKAGGAYVPIDPEHPQERNSYIVEDTASSFVLTTEASYDQASSLFSSIATVRQILAVDGRLAGFAASNPNLDIQPDDLAYIIYTSGSTGKPKGALIAHRGVTNLGSVVQRDCDIQPGDVLTQFATYSFDASVWDTIGALFYGAELYLLSAEERVSVEEFASAIERTGTTIITILPTIFFNQLASYLSDEGFHKLAKVRIITVAGEALYGEQVRAFQRKFGNQIDIVNVYGPTECTVATATHRISEQVPEHVVNIPIGKPIHNYKVYIVNEEHQLCPVGVPGEVYISTPALAKGYLNQPERTEQAFIENPFAIGEKIYKSGDIAKLLDTGLLEYVGRSDSQLKIRGHRIEIGEIEDHFARLDQIQNVAVIPKKESDGQNMLVGYFTSKDGSTLSVADIKAELTEKLPSYFVPKWICQLDEMPIAPTGKINRKAMVSLPHVERHEDRPDRVMPETETESIILDAWKEILQHDDFGVEDSFFNVGGDSLRVIHVLVILKPHYPQLKIADFFAEKTVRALARRVGVLSQSTAEVTHSAVTDGMITQLSEHPVELASQLGYPVIREPEHVLLTGATGYLGSHVLQQLILNSSTRIYTLVRRPSNGITAIERLTKVLEGYFGKQLTDQLSARVEIIEGDLEQPNLGLSAEQTAYVQERIDRVIHCAADVRHFGDAEQFAKTNVAGTVALLDLIRSKPGASFHHVSTMGIPEDLALSGQWESSLQYDRFPADLHVDNLYSDSKLEAEKVLMIAAEEGVPVSIYRAGNLTCHSETGRFQSNIDSNAFYRMIKAMLLLGKAPAADWMVDFTPIDYASEAIVHLALRQDTAGRVFHICNPEPIRYDELIRSVNRAGYAVETLPFAEYTRWLFDANISKEPEALQLAIAQLEGDGAKDSAYVYACPVTTAYVEPAGISCAKTDDRFISAMLDYAVQIGYFPSAIRRHNGTSTAME, from the coding sequence ATGGAATCTAGCTTGCCGGTTCTGCAGATTCCACTGGATTTCGGGCGACGTCAACAATCATTCTCTTATCAATCTGCTCAAATTACATTACATGCTTCTCTGAGTCGTGATCTTAAACAGAAGTTTGGAGAACAGATGGTGTACCCGGTACTCCTCTCAGCTTATGCAGCCTTGTTATTCCGATTGTCAGCTGAACAGGAACTTGCCATAGGTGTGCTAGCTCCCGATCAGGCCGCTTCCTATCTCTCATTACAGATTCAAGGCAAATTGACCTTTGGCGAACTATGTCATCAGGCTTCAGAGCAGCTCAAGATTGATTACACGCTGCAAACCGGTGGATACCCTGAAACGTTGTTTATGCTGAATAGTGTACAGTTGCCTCAAGCTCCACAAATATTGAATTGGAACGTTCGAGATGATCAGAACTTGCTCATTCTCGATCTGTTCTATGATAGTTCACTGTTGAAAGAATCTACCGTGCTGAGATATGCAGAATACTATCAGACTCTTCTACTCGCCCTCGTGCGTGACAGTGACAAAACCATCGGTGCGGTGGATATACTTTCCGCCTCAGATCGATTGCTGTACCGTGAAATGAATGATACTTCCGTTCTCGAACCAGCGAACCAGACGGTTCATGGCTGGTTCGAAGCAACGGCAGCAGCATATCCGGATTCGCCAGCGATTACATCGCCATCTACAAGTTATACGTACAGAGAATTGAATGAACGAGCTAATCAGGTTGCACGTGTTCTAATATCCAATGGATTGCAGAAAGGTGAATTCGTCAGTATCTTTATGGATCGAAGTCTGGAAACCATCATCTCCCTGCTAGGTATTCTAAAGGCAGGTGGTGCGTATGTTCCGATCGACCCTGAGCATCCACAAGAACGTAACAGTTATATTGTGGAAGATACGGCGTCATCATTCGTTCTGACAACGGAGGCTTCTTATGACCAAGCTTCCAGCTTGTTCTCCAGTATAGCTACGGTCCGCCAGATTCTCGCTGTGGATGGTCGTCTAGCCGGGTTCGCAGCAAGCAACCCCAATCTCGATATTCAGCCAGATGATCTTGCGTATATTATCTATACGTCAGGTTCAACAGGTAAGCCCAAAGGTGCGCTGATTGCCCATCGGGGTGTAACCAATCTTGGCAGTGTCGTACAGCGTGATTGTGACATTCAACCAGGTGATGTATTAACCCAGTTCGCTACATACAGCTTCGATGCATCTGTGTGGGATACCATTGGCGCCTTGTTCTATGGAGCAGAATTGTATCTGTTGTCCGCGGAAGAACGTGTATCTGTTGAAGAATTCGCTAGTGCAATTGAACGGACAGGAACAACCATTATTACAATACTGCCTACGATTTTCTTCAATCAGCTTGCTTCCTACTTATCTGATGAAGGTTTCCACAAGTTGGCCAAAGTCAGAATCATTACTGTAGCCGGAGAAGCTCTCTATGGTGAACAGGTTCGCGCCTTCCAACGCAAATTCGGGAACCAGATTGATATTGTTAATGTGTACGGACCTACCGAATGTACGGTAGCCACAGCCACTCACCGCATCAGTGAGCAGGTTCCCGAACATGTGGTGAACATCCCTATCGGTAAACCGATTCATAACTACAAAGTATACATTGTGAATGAAGAGCATCAGCTCTGTCCGGTAGGTGTGCCTGGTGAGGTATATATTTCTACCCCTGCACTGGCCAAAGGTTATCTGAATCAGCCAGAACGTACAGAGCAAGCATTCATTGAGAATCCGTTTGCGATAGGTGAGAAAATCTACAAGTCTGGCGATATTGCCAAATTGCTCGATACGGGACTACTGGAATATGTCGGTCGCAGTGACTCACAGCTAAAAATTCGTGGTCACCGGATTGAGATCGGGGAGATTGAAGATCACTTTGCGCGTCTGGATCAGATCCAGAACGTTGCCGTTATTCCGAAGAAAGAATCCGACGGACAAAATATGCTGGTGGGTTACTTTACTTCGAAAGATGGCAGCACCCTTTCTGTTGCGGATATCAAGGCAGAACTGACGGAAAAACTGCCTTCTTATTTTGTACCAAAATGGATCTGTCAGCTGGATGAAATGCCGATTGCTCCGACTGGGAAAATCAATCGCAAAGCGATGGTATCCCTGCCTCATGTGGAACGACATGAAGATCGCCCTGATCGGGTCATGCCTGAGACGGAAACGGAATCCATTATCCTGGACGCATGGAAAGAAATTCTTCAGCACGATGACTTCGGTGTCGAAGATAGCTTCTTCAATGTAGGTGGTGATTCACTCCGGGTCATTCATGTACTGGTCATTCTGAAGCCGCATTATCCACAGCTGAAAATTGCCGACTTCTTTGCCGAGAAAACAGTCCGTGCTCTCGCACGTCGTGTTGGAGTACTGTCTCAAAGTACAGCAGAAGTTACACATTCAGCGGTGACGGATGGCATGATCACACAATTATCCGAACATCCTGTGGAACTGGCGTCCCAGTTGGGGTATCCGGTCATTCGTGAACCTGAGCATGTGTTACTGACCGGAGCGACCGGTTATCTGGGCTCTCATGTGCTGCAACAGTTAATTCTGAATTCCAGTACACGAATCTACACGCTGGTTCGTCGACCATCCAATGGAATAACTGCAATCGAACGCTTGACTAAAGTGCTGGAAGGTTATTTCGGCAAACAACTAACTGATCAACTCTCAGCTCGCGTGGAGATTATTGAAGGGGATCTCGAACAACCTAATCTCGGTCTGTCGGCTGAACAAACGGCTTATGTTCAGGAGCGAATTGACCGTGTCATCCACTGTGCTGCAGACGTACGTCATTTCGGGGATGCTGAGCAATTCGCCAAAACAAACGTGGCTGGAACGGTCGCATTGCTGGATCTGATTCGTAGTAAACCTGGGGCTTCATTCCACCATGTATCCACGATGGGTATTCCAGAAGATCTCGCACTTAGCGGACAGTGGGAATCCTCCCTGCAATATGATCGTTTCCCGGCTGACTTGCATGTGGACAACCTGTATTCGGACAGCAAGCTTGAAGCAGAGAAAGTGCTCATGATTGCCGCAGAGGAAGGTGTACCTGTCAGCATCTATCGCGCAGGTAATCTCACTTGTCACTCTGAGACTGGACGCTTCCAGTCCAATATTGATAGCAACGCCTTCTATCGTATGATCAAAGCGATGTTATTGCTTGGCAAGGCTCCTGCTGCTGACTGGATGGTTGATTTTACACCTATCGATTATGCGAGTGAAGCCATTGTTCATCTGGCCTTGCGTCAGGATACAGCCGGTCGTGTATTCCATATCTGTAATCCAGAGCCAATCCGCTATGATGAACTGATCCGTTCTGTGAATCGGGCTGGTTATGCAGTCGAAACACTACCTTTCGCGGAATACACACGTTGGTTGTTTGATGCAAACATCAGCAAAGAGCCCGAAGCTCTTCAGTTGGCTATTGCGCAGCTTGAAGGCGACGGTGCTAAAGATTCAGCTTATGTCTATGCCTGCCCTGTCACAACTGCTTATGTGGAACCTGCCGGAATCTCATGTGCGAAAACAGATGATCGCTTCATCTCCGCCATGTTAGACTACGCCGTTCAGATTGGATATTTCCCGTCTGCAATCCGGCGCCATAACGGCACTTCTACAGCAATGGAGTAA
- a CDS encoding methyl-accepting chemotaxis protein: MSFFSKNLLLSFTNIIIIGVALIASSYYFQKTVLVDQLHGQVEQITKKWAEDINPTEVQAAIAEGSYDGATQTKLRAYFDEMQEYYPNIAQAYIFGVELGGDNKRLTSLVAMPTNLREAFQSENVNIGDMYEQPVVVANALKEMLNTDRPTFTTFYSDDFGTWTTIAYPIKDSNGKIFSYFAIDADATAVPAGLNSLLKNGIIILVAFLLLFLIIQYLVVKNTLSPIRHLIKGIDDVSRGNLNVNIPTGKDDLGLVNEKFNTMVRKINDTIVKVQITSQEVNQSAKELYEVSERNSENADSINNNVTQITSNIRSQEQATRDSARAMSEMATVIQTIASSSASVADEAYEMERRSQQGNSVVRQVSEQMNLITESVKNTASAIEVLESRSQEIGDILNIISGISSQTNLLALNASIEAARVGEEGRGFAVVAGEVRKLAEQSEQATSQVGVLIQEIQAGIKQAVRAMEQGTSEVDTGLSVADQTGQLFEDILEAAKKVSNQIQEVSSATEEISAGTEEMTATADDLSSSVSKTANSSEQISSSVDEQKASLITLVDSSTRLNSMSEELQELISHFNVSKQ; this comes from the coding sequence ATGTCGTTTTTCTCCAAAAATTTGTTACTCTCATTTACGAATATCATTATCATCGGGGTAGCACTGATTGCAAGCAGTTACTATTTTCAAAAAACAGTTCTGGTTGATCAGCTGCATGGACAGGTGGAACAAATTACTAAAAAGTGGGCTGAAGATATCAATCCCACCGAAGTACAAGCTGCTATTGCGGAAGGCAGCTATGATGGAGCAACACAAACAAAATTACGAGCGTATTTCGATGAAATGCAAGAATATTATCCTAACATTGCACAAGCCTACATCTTCGGTGTTGAACTTGGTGGCGATAACAAGAGATTAACTTCCCTTGTAGCAATGCCGACCAACCTAAGAGAAGCTTTTCAAAGTGAGAACGTAAATATCGGTGACATGTATGAGCAGCCAGTCGTTGTAGCCAATGCACTGAAAGAAATGCTCAATACGGATCGTCCAACCTTCACAACGTTCTATTCTGATGATTTCGGAACATGGACAACCATTGCATATCCAATTAAAGACAGCAACGGAAAAATATTCTCCTATTTTGCTATCGATGCAGATGCAACAGCCGTACCGGCAGGACTGAACTCCTTGCTCAAGAACGGAATTATCATCTTGGTGGCTTTCTTGCTATTATTCCTGATTATCCAATACCTTGTGGTTAAAAACACACTTTCCCCAATCCGTCACTTGATCAAAGGAATTGATGACGTAAGTCGGGGTAATTTGAATGTGAACATTCCGACAGGAAAGGACGATCTGGGACTCGTTAACGAGAAGTTCAACACGATGGTTCGCAAAATCAACGATACTATCGTAAAAGTGCAAATCACATCACAAGAAGTGAATCAATCTGCCAAAGAACTATATGAAGTTTCTGAACGTAACAGTGAAAATGCAGATTCTATCAATAACAATGTTACCCAAATCACATCCAACATTCGTTCACAGGAACAGGCAACCCGTGATAGTGCACGTGCCATGTCCGAGATGGCTACTGTAATCCAGACAATTGCCAGCAGCTCCGCAAGTGTAGCGGATGAAGCCTATGAGATGGAACGTCGTTCACAACAAGGTAACAGCGTTGTCCGTCAGGTATCTGAGCAGATGAATCTGATTACGGAATCGGTTAAGAATACCGCTTCTGCCATTGAGGTTCTAGAGAGTCGTTCACAGGAAATCGGCGATATTCTGAATATTATCTCGGGAATCTCAAGCCAGACGAACTTGCTTGCCCTTAATGCATCCATTGAAGCAGCACGTGTCGGTGAAGAAGGAAGAGGATTTGCAGTTGTCGCAGGTGAAGTACGCAAACTTGCCGAGCAGTCTGAACAAGCGACCAGCCAGGTTGGCGTATTGATCCAAGAGATTCAAGCTGGAATTAAACAAGCTGTACGTGCTATGGAACAAGGTACGTCAGAAGTAGATACAGGGCTCAGCGTAGCCGATCAAACAGGACAATTGTTTGAGGATATTTTAGAAGCAGCGAAAAAAGTGTCTAATCAGATTCAGGAAGTTTCAAGCGCAACAGAAGAAATCTCTGCAGGTACGGAGGAAATGACCGCTACAGCAGATGACTTGTCTTCAAGCGTAAGTAAAACAGCAAATAGCAGTGAACAAATCTCCTCATCTGTTGATGAGCAAAAAGCATCTTTGATTACACTGGTAGACTCCTCCACACGCCTTAATAGCATGTCTGAGGAACTCCAAGAATTGATCTCTCATTTTAATGTAAGCAAACAATAA
- the rpiA gene encoding ribose-5-phosphate isomerase RpiA encodes MNLKQIAAERAAEYVEDGMKVGLGTGSTAYYAICRIGERVRDGLNIQAVATSEASDKLAREWGIPIVPFEQIGRLDLTIDGADEVDPEFNLIKGGGGALLREKIVAANSDKLIIVADGSKAVQKLGKFPLPVEVVPFASEWTFQALEKLGCQPQWRMDGEQRYLTDNGNLIADCHMEAIDHAANLNVQLNMLPGVVDNGLFVDMASTVILANADGSIEELHRS; translated from the coding sequence ATGAATCTTAAACAGATAGCAGCGGAGCGTGCGGCAGAATATGTTGAAGATGGCATGAAGGTTGGATTGGGTACAGGTTCAACAGCTTATTATGCCATCTGCCGAATTGGTGAGCGGGTACGCGATGGCTTGAATATTCAAGCGGTTGCCACTTCGGAAGCTTCGGACAAGCTTGCCCGGGAATGGGGTATTCCCATTGTTCCATTTGAACAGATTGGTCGTCTGGATCTGACCATTGATGGCGCAGATGAAGTAGATCCCGAATTTAACCTGATTAAAGGTGGCGGCGGGGCTCTTTTGCGTGAAAAAATCGTGGCGGCCAATAGTGACAAATTAATTATTGTAGCGGATGGCAGCAAAGCAGTGCAAAAGTTGGGTAAATTCCCGTTGCCAGTTGAGGTTGTTCCATTTGCTTCAGAGTGGACCTTCCAGGCGCTCGAAAAATTGGGGTGTCAACCACAGTGGCGGATGGATGGAGAGCAACGTTACCTGACAGACAATGGAAACCTGATCGCGGATTGCCATATGGAAGCGATTGATCATGCTGCGAACCTGAATGTTCAATTGAACATGTTACCGGGTGTTGTGGATAACGGACTATTTGTTGATATGGCAAGCACAGTCATTCTTGCTAATGCAGACGGTAGTATCGAAGAACTTCATCGTTCTTAG
- a CDS encoding MarR family transcriptional regulator, with amino-acid sequence MLNTEDNRELSLQLFVVLVRAYNSVTSRSNRDIQSHGLNTTEFGVLDLLYHKGPQALQKIGEKVLMSSGNITYVVDKLQNKNLLFRRPSKEDRRVIYAELTEEGRQLFTEIFPQHHQVIIDALEGLDPSEKVDAIKMLKKLGLAAEGKTDLRS; translated from the coding sequence ATGCTGAACACGGAGGACAACCGGGAGCTGTCGTTACAATTATTCGTGGTTCTTGTTCGGGCCTACAATTCTGTGACCTCACGTTCCAATCGGGACATCCAGAGTCACGGACTGAATACGACAGAATTTGGTGTGCTTGATTTGTTATATCATAAGGGACCACAGGCTTTGCAAAAGATCGGTGAAAAGGTGTTAATGTCCAGTGGTAATATTACGTATGTAGTCGATAAGTTGCAGAATAAAAATCTGCTGTTTCGTCGGCCATCCAAGGAAGATCGGCGTGTTATTTACGCTGAATTAACCGAGGAAGGAAGGCAATTGTTTACAGAGATATTTCCTCAACATCATCAGGTTATCATTGATGCTTTGGAAGGGCTTGACCCTTCCGAGAAAGTGGATGCGATTAAGATGTTGAAGAAGCTGGGACTGGCAGCAGAAGGGAAAACTGACTTGCGTTCATAA
- a CDS encoding cobalamin-dependent protein (Presence of a B(12) (cobalamin)-binding domain implies dependence on cobalamin itself, in one of its several forms, or in some unusual lineages, dependence on a cobalamin-like analog.): MSHQEAGERLLQESGNLADKITEKQYLRQPDLLERFGENGKMRTKQDSQYSLNYLAESALVQSPGLFTHYIAWLKVLLEGYQVSHEDLAINLNLIKETLEEEFDHPSKALLLDYLEMGIYRTTQMESQAGYINESMPYGEAAQSYLQCLLENKRKEAFEIIEAQLEAGVTIRDIYRYIFQPTQYEVGRLWQCHRISVGQEHFCTAATQSFISRLYSRWLIHTGQDKRLVATCVGSEQHEIGLRMLTDVFEMEGWDTHYLGANVPNGSVVEAIERHQGDVVAISVTMTYHLHLAKELIHLIRHHPATAHVKIMVGGYPFNIDQELWKTIGADGYAPGADEAVAVAEQLLAQPANHLDMVRD, encoded by the coding sequence ATGAGTCATCAAGAAGCAGGAGAACGTTTACTCCAGGAATCGGGGAACTTAGCTGATAAAATAACGGAGAAACAGTATCTCAGACAGCCCGATTTACTTGAGCGATTTGGTGAGAACGGAAAAATGCGAACCAAACAAGATTCGCAGTATAGCTTGAACTATTTGGCAGAAAGTGCGCTCGTACAGAGCCCAGGCCTATTTACTCATTACATTGCCTGGCTGAAAGTTCTGCTTGAAGGTTATCAGGTATCACATGAAGACCTGGCAATTAATCTCAATCTGATCAAAGAGACATTGGAAGAAGAATTTGACCATCCGTCAAAGGCGCTTCTGCTCGATTATCTGGAGATGGGAATATATAGAACAACACAAATGGAGTCACAGGCGGGTTATATCAACGAATCCATGCCATATGGAGAGGCTGCACAATCGTACTTGCAGTGTTTGCTTGAGAATAAACGGAAAGAAGCCTTTGAGATCATTGAAGCTCAGTTAGAGGCTGGGGTGACGATTCGTGATATTTATCGTTATATCTTTCAGCCCACCCAATATGAAGTGGGGCGATTGTGGCAATGCCATCGGATCAGTGTGGGGCAAGAACACTTTTGTACGGCAGCGACCCAGTCATTCATATCACGTCTCTATTCTCGCTGGTTGATTCATACGGGTCAGGATAAAAGGTTAGTTGCCACCTGTGTAGGCAGTGAACAACATGAGATCGGACTGCGTATGCTCACAGATGTGTTCGAGATGGAAGGCTGGGATACGCACTATCTGGGAGCCAATGTCCCCAATGGAAGTGTAGTAGAGGCCATAGAACGCCATCAAGGCGATGTGGTTGCGATTTCAGTTACGATGACGTATCACCTTCATCTGGCCAAAGAATTGATTCATCTGATTCGTCATCATCCGGCAACGGCCCATGTGAAGATTATGGTTGGGGGATATCCCTTTAATATTGATCAGGAGTTGTGGAAAACGATAGGAGCCGACGGTTATGCTCCGGGAGCCGATGAGGCAGTTGCGGTTGCAGAACAATTATTGGCGCAGCCAGCTAATCATCTAGACATGGTTAGGGATTAG
- a CDS encoding ATP-binding protein translates to MLSNENGEIQRLRRTIEQLSDQMIRSKEQEERTLAEFTDMNNELVTLQRLLAKNNNSLEAARQQAVDAGESKSAFIAGISHDFRTPLNGILGMAEMLKLSPLSEEQENSVSVIQDAARLLLKLIQDLLDVSKLEAGQMQLELGEVHLQETINYIVRLLDPQVRKNGNQLSVDCDPRISSTLEGDSTRITQILINLIQNANKFTSEGSVGIRVTLVKDDESTQTIRFEIEDTGIGISEEDQTRLFQPYMQTKRGRSREYEGTGLGLSICRSLVVLMEGQIGVDSIEGEGSTFWFELALGKKHDNQSVHEFSTSASQEIQGQPVRDEAPTVSILLADDNVINRQLVMLQLKKLGITQVDAVSNGEEAVAAFLSKKYSLILMDYMMPLMDGLEATRKIRSIEMDEMRHITPIIAMTGNVMQGEKDKCREAGMNDFIGKPFTLEILSTMIQKWQQSAEPTEVLNMSIVHEIAELNTDGGRTLLGMLLDMYRTDTPGKIEVLRRHIVSGDHTAAREVAHDLKSGSLSLGIRYLSTLFSQIEQFAKEGQSRKAEPLLDALLPAYQTACAALQRVNKD, encoded by the coding sequence GTGTTGTCTAATGAGAATGGAGAGATACAGAGGCTACGCAGAACGATTGAGCAGTTATCGGATCAGATGATCCGGAGCAAAGAGCAAGAGGAACGGACGCTTGCGGAATTCACGGATATGAATAATGAACTGGTGACACTCCAGCGTCTGCTTGCGAAGAACAATAACAGTCTTGAAGCTGCACGTCAGCAAGCAGTAGATGCAGGGGAATCCAAAAGCGCATTTATTGCAGGCATCAGTCATGATTTTCGTACGCCATTAAATGGCATATTAGGGATGGCTGAGATGCTTAAGCTGTCTCCGTTGTCTGAAGAACAGGAGAATTCGGTTTCCGTTATACAGGATGCTGCCAGACTACTGCTTAAGCTGATTCAGGATCTTCTGGATGTGTCCAAACTTGAGGCAGGTCAGATGCAACTTGAACTTGGAGAAGTGCATCTGCAAGAGACGATCAATTATATTGTTCGTTTGCTCGACCCCCAAGTCAGAAAAAACGGAAATCAGTTATCGGTAGATTGTGACCCCAGAATCTCTTCTACTCTTGAAGGGGATTCAACGAGAATTACACAGATTTTGATCAATCTAATTCAGAATGCAAACAAATTCACATCAGAAGGCTCTGTAGGGATACGAGTGACTCTTGTTAAAGATGATGAGAGTACACAAACGATTCGATTTGAAATTGAAGACACGGGCATTGGTATTTCGGAAGAAGATCAGACCCGACTATTTCAACCTTATATGCAGACAAAACGAGGACGCTCGAGGGAATATGAAGGAACAGGTCTTGGACTATCGATCTGCAGATCGCTTGTTGTCCTCATGGAAGGTCAGATTGGAGTCGATAGTATAGAGGGTGAAGGATCAACATTCTGGTTCGAACTTGCACTGGGCAAGAAACACGATAACCAGTCCGTTCACGAGTTTAGCACATCTGCGTCTCAGGAGATTCAGGGTCAACCTGTGCGTGATGAAGCTCCTACCGTTTCTATCTTGCTGGCTGATGATAATGTTATCAACCGGCAACTTGTGATGTTGCAGCTCAAAAAACTGGGAATAACCCAAGTGGACGCCGTCTCGAATGGGGAAGAGGCAGTAGCTGCTTTTCTCAGCAAAAAATACAGTTTGATTCTCATGGATTATATGATGCCACTAATGGATGGCTTGGAAGCAACACGCAAAATCCGCTCGATAGAAATGGATGAAATGCGTCATATCACGCCAATCATCGCAATGACTGGTAATGTCATGCAAGGTGAGAAAGACAAGTGTAGGGAAGCTGGGATGAATGACTTCATTGGCAAACCGTTTACGCTCGAGATTCTGAGTACAATGATCCAGAAGTGGCAGCAATCGGCTGAACCTACAGAGGTGCTGAATATGAGCATCGTGCATGAGATTGCGGAATTAAACACCGATGGTGGTCGTACACTCCTCGGTATGTTATTGGACATGTATCGTACAGACACCCCTGGCAAGATCGAAGTGTTGCGCAGACATATTGTCTCAGGGGACCATACTGCTGCAAGGGAGGTAGCACATGATTTGAAATCAGGGAGTTTGAGTCTGGGAATTCGTTATCTATCGACTTTATTCTCTCAGATCGAGCAGTTCGCGAAGGAAGGCCAGTCGCGTAAAGCAGAACCGTTGCTCGACGCTTTGCTTCCCGCTTATCAAACGGCATGTGCTGCGCTGCAACGAGTAAATAAAGATTGA
- a CDS encoding alpha/beta hydrolase has product MLFYVLAALILIVLALLWAGGLYFFKTAIRRTPKTFLVDNPNLMPEPDNEIISSAADLKWLDAQPAEEIYIQSHDGLKLHGTWLSSNSGSDQTVILAHGYSGKGREMAGFARFYGEKHGYNVLMPDDRGHGQSEGDIIGFGWLDRKDYVQWTNWVLEKVGTQGEIILHGISMGGATVLMTGGEALPIQVKAIVSDCAYTSVEEELTFQLKQLYKLPAFPFIPVTSLISRWKAGYSFREASALKQLAKVNVPVLFIHGEADTFVPTEMVYRLYEACPTEKKLLTVPRAGHGTAFQVDRTGYEAVLESFLEKNLSPSSFVSESSEAK; this is encoded by the coding sequence ATGTTATTCTACGTACTTGCGGCACTGATCTTGATCGTTCTTGCTCTTCTGTGGGCAGGAGGGCTCTACTTTTTCAAAACTGCCATTCGGCGTACGCCCAAAACGTTTTTGGTGGACAACCCAAATCTGATGCCAGAACCGGACAATGAAATTATCAGCAGTGCTGCTGACCTGAAGTGGCTGGATGCTCAGCCTGCAGAAGAGATATATATTCAATCGCATGATGGATTAAAACTGCACGGTACATGGCTTAGTTCCAATAGCGGGTCAGATCAGACGGTTATTCTGGCACATGGTTATTCAGGGAAAGGCAGAGAGATGGCCGGATTTGCCCGATTCTATGGGGAGAAGCATGGATATAACGTGTTAATGCCAGATGATCGGGGTCATGGACAGAGCGAAGGTGACATTATTGGTTTCGGCTGGTTAGATCGGAAGGATTATGTCCAGTGGACCAACTGGGTGCTTGAAAAAGTGGGGACACAAGGAGAAATCATATTGCACGGCATATCCATGGGAGGAGCAACTGTACTGATGACAGGTGGTGAAGCCCTGCCGATTCAGGTTAAAGCGATTGTCTCTGACTGTGCGTATACATCTGTGGAAGAAGAACTGACGTTCCAGTTGAAGCAATTATACAAGCTTCCTGCATTTCCTTTTATCCCTGTCACCAGTCTGATCTCCAGATGGAAAGCAGGATATTCCTTCAGAGAGGCGTCCGCTCTCAAACAGCTTGCCAAAGTCAACGTGCCTGTGCTGTTCATCCATGGTGAGGCCGATACGTTCGTACCAACGGAAATGGTGTACAGGTTGTATGAAGCTTGCCCAACCGAAAAGAAATTGCTGACCGTTCCCCGTGCGGGTCATGGCACAGCGTTTCAAGTCGATCGTACTGGATATGAAGCGGTATTGGAATCCTTCTTAGAAAAGAACCTGTCGCCTTCGAGCTTCGTATCCGAAAGTTCAGAAGCCAAGTGA